The following are from one region of the Rosistilla carotiformis genome:
- the drt3a gene encoding antiviral reverse transcriptase Drt3a, protein MTRLSDPKYITTLVRADDCLRFIDARHPGPKEAAIQIAARFADRSYVPQPVEATINRGKSTLRVTSYADALFLRHCCRVLRSGDIHHPPSRQVICRQLKSVLESDVPHFIVRTDIAKCFGSMPAEQSLNLPSVRKKLKAVEFKWCKTLLRCNDDPLQRLHYGLAISSDLAEHFLADFDRQVICHPGVVYYSRFVDDILIVTAARSGEHILEKVDCALPTGLSLNRGKTSQCHWNDGIANRTEFEYLGYSFMLTKKVQAKKRTAIEIGLSERKELQIRQRLDRVFLAFQESKDFLLLRDRLRYLTGGTTTHSNFTRRRVQIGLRSSHPELTNLKRLSSLDGYLHQWIRTINSDGTDASLKTEQLRLLRRISFSASYKLNIRHRFSGKRLWLVRDVF, encoded by the coding sequence ATGACACGACTAAGCGATCCTAAGTACATAACAACCTTAGTTCGCGCAGATGACTGCCTCCGCTTTATTGATGCGAGACATCCTGGCCCAAAAGAGGCTGCAATTCAGATCGCCGCAAGGTTTGCGGATCGCTCGTATGTGCCGCAGCCTGTCGAGGCAACTATCAATCGAGGTAAATCAACGCTTCGCGTGACGTCGTATGCAGACGCACTTTTTTTGCGGCATTGTTGTCGCGTGCTAAGAAGCGGCGATATACATCACCCCCCATCTCGGCAAGTAATCTGTCGCCAGTTAAAATCGGTGCTGGAATCTGATGTTCCTCACTTTATTGTCAGGACGGATATTGCTAAGTGTTTTGGTTCTATGCCTGCTGAACAATCGCTGAACTTGCCTTCAGTCAGAAAAAAGTTAAAAGCTGTAGAATTCAAGTGGTGCAAGACATTATTGAGATGCAACGACGATCCCTTGCAACGGTTACATTATGGTTTGGCCATAAGCAGTGACTTAGCTGAACATTTTCTTGCAGATTTCGATCGCCAAGTTATCTGTCATCCTGGAGTTGTTTACTATAGCCGATTTGTTGATGACATCCTCATTGTCACAGCTGCTCGATCAGGCGAACATATATTGGAAAAAGTGGATTGCGCACTACCTACCGGACTATCGTTGAACCGAGGAAAGACGTCGCAATGTCACTGGAACGACGGAATTGCGAACAGGACAGAATTTGAATACCTGGGCTATTCGTTTATGCTGACGAAAAAAGTACAAGCCAAAAAACGAACCGCTATTGAGATCGGATTATCAGAGCGAAAGGAACTTCAAATCCGCCAACGCTTGGACCGTGTGTTTCTAGCATTCCAGGAAAGCAAAGATTTTCTACTGCTTCGTGATCGCCTTCGCTACCTTACCGGCGGGACTACGACTCACAGCAACTTCACACGTCGTCGCGTTCAAATTGGCCTCCGGTCTTCTCATCCTGAATTAACTAACTTAAAACGACTTAGCAGCTTGGATGGTTACCTACATCAATGGATTCGGACGATAAACTCAGATGGTACCGATGCCTCGCTTAAAACCGAACAGTTACGACTGCTCCGACGGATTTCTTTTTCGGCGAGCTATAAACTAAACATTCGACACCGTTTTAGCGGGAAACGGCTTTGGCTGGTACGGGATGTGTTTTAG
- a CDS encoding TMEM14 family protein, translating into MDFPVIVTAIFGAFVVFGGVMGYVKAQSKASLIAGSITGGLLLISAFLIAKGITAGAILGIVVSLLLIGQFGPSLRKKLKVMPNLLVVVLGLITVGTLVFSLLK; encoded by the coding sequence GTGGACTTTCCGGTAATCGTGACAGCAATCTTTGGAGCTTTTGTCGTCTTTGGAGGCGTCATGGGCTATGTCAAAGCTCAAAGCAAGGCTTCTTTAATCGCAGGCAGCATCACCGGCGGACTCCTTCTAATCTCGGCGTTTCTGATCGCCAAAGGCATCACCGCGGGAGCGATTCTAGGGATCGTTGTTTCGCTGCTGTTGATCGGCCAGTTTGGTCCCTCGTTGCGGAAGAAGTTGAAGGTTATGCCCAACCTGCTCGTGGTCGTCCTCGGCTTAATCACCGTCGGCACGCTCGTTTTCAGTCTTCTCAAATAG
- a CDS encoding energy transducer TonB: MNLYFRSTSFAFAVHASALVAMCAVPLAVSERFTSSGQRNVISIQLSIAQPAAVESVAMTIEPTPPLPREDPIEFQTDRPAPLLHRPPVPPTPPEVTPQTMPVVRRAVASRMLPPTATTIPIQQQTGLSEKEPASFTANEPPQYPSQAVRDRLQGTVLLRLFVDSTGRVEDVEVVESSGHATLDDAAMEAVKRWTGQPARRYGRPVASEEVLPIRFRL, translated from the coding sequence TTGAACCTCTATTTCCGCTCGACCAGCTTTGCCTTCGCCGTCCATGCGTCGGCGCTGGTGGCGATGTGCGCGGTGCCGTTGGCGGTCAGCGAGCGGTTTACGTCATCGGGGCAGCGGAATGTGATCTCGATTCAATTGAGTATCGCTCAGCCCGCGGCGGTCGAATCGGTGGCGATGACGATCGAACCGACGCCTCCGTTGCCGCGCGAGGATCCGATCGAATTTCAAACCGATCGCCCTGCGCCGTTGCTGCACCGCCCACCGGTCCCACCGACGCCTCCGGAAGTGACACCGCAAACGATGCCCGTGGTGCGCCGCGCGGTTGCCAGCCGCATGCTTCCTCCAACGGCCACCACCATTCCGATCCAACAGCAGACGGGACTGTCGGAGAAAGAACCGGCCAGTTTCACCGCAAACGAACCGCCGCAATACCCGAGCCAAGCTGTCCGGGACCGTCTGCAGGGGACGGTCTTGTTGCGACTGTTCGTCGATTCGACGGGGCGCGTGGAAGATGTGGAGGTTGTCGAGTCGAGCGGTCACGCAACGCTCGACGATGCGGCGATGGAGGCTGTCAAAAGGTGGACCGGCCAGCCAGCGCGGCGCTACGGCCGTCCGGTCGCCAGCGAAGAAGTCCTGCCGATCCGTTTCCGTTTGTAA
- the hemP gene encoding hemin uptake protein HemP has translation MPDDNERFPPDDPAEKPLGESDDRPRIVSSSDLLCGRREVWIQHGDAVYRLRVTSAGKLYLTK, from the coding sequence ATGCCCGACGACAATGAACGCTTCCCGCCAGATGATCCCGCCGAGAAACCGCTTGGGGAATCCGATGACCGACCGCGGATCGTTTCATCGAGCGATTTGTTGTGCGGTCGGCGGGAGGTCTGGATTCAACATGGCGATGCGGTCTACCGGCTTCGGGTAACTTCGGCCGGCAAGTTATACTTGACCAAATAG
- a CDS encoding TonB-dependent receptor, which translates to MRKLFAFALAAVPTVGLNLYADQPIQPVVRLAALMQEDAQPTLPGIEIRPPVVEAPEPAVDTPATPSEGSSLLDSPAVDFDFPPAEQSPLGDLTAPFPSDPAPPNNSANQPASATTNPWTSGGFPSLSQQTFGGTASDPTGLNSVLRSESSIWDAPQLGTIVDRQDLERRQASSMYRALQNEVGVLLQQTGNGQLSPFIRGLTGQQILVLIDGIRMNTSILRPGPNQYTGTIDPGTIERIEVIRGAESAIWGSDAIGGVINVVTRSADPMRGDYLSPQFTQFYSTAEASSYTRTAFSGWYGATGVTGGVSYYDVGNLDIGGDMGRQAATDYTQYAGDIKLQRMIHRDHMLTVALQHFEQNDLKRSDRFLPFVLGPPSNGNIPTQRPTVFDPQQRDLIYARLEGIVEDDLFFADAYSFTMSGSRTKEATVVDRYADNDPTSVPTRREIGEFDDLGWGSVMSIVKDIGDFGTLTYGADYYDESIDAQRVRIDNPTTGGATPTPIDPQYPDDSKADRVGVYLSWHVPLTERLDATSSVRYENINVSGTPNFTTLGPTYFERSYQDWIGSVGLSYRLTDEWRLIGGVYEGFRAPTIDDLTANKDSLQNNVSVPLVGNLAVQPEHSLTYEVGFKFNYDRLRMQVVEFWTDFDSFLSRETIGGVDFLTNQTAYLNGTELTGEYMLHRNLALYGNFAYTYGQLTSSNEPISRIPPIQGIVGLRFDEPKQGCYFDIYTWMVDRADRYNDANLGDVRFIPGGTPGYATLNIRTGQRFGDANQHLVSIGLENITNKYYRVLGSGVDGAGFNAIFGYQYEL; encoded by the coding sequence ATGAGAAAGTTATTTGCGTTCGCCCTCGCTGCCGTTCCAACAGTGGGGTTGAATTTGTACGCCGACCAGCCGATTCAGCCGGTCGTAAGATTAGCTGCACTGATGCAGGAGGATGCTCAGCCGACGCTGCCTGGGATCGAGATTCGACCTCCCGTCGTGGAAGCTCCCGAACCGGCAGTCGACACGCCCGCGACGCCATCCGAAGGTTCGAGTCTGCTCGATTCGCCAGCGGTTGACTTCGACTTTCCGCCAGCGGAGCAGTCACCGTTGGGCGATCTGACAGCTCCGTTTCCCTCGGATCCCGCGCCGCCAAACAACAGCGCCAACCAGCCTGCGAGCGCGACAACCAATCCGTGGACCAGCGGCGGGTTCCCGTCGTTGAGTCAGCAGACGTTTGGCGGAACCGCCAGCGATCCGACCGGACTCAACAGCGTCCTGCGGAGCGAGTCGAGTATTTGGGATGCGCCACAGCTGGGGACGATCGTCGATCGCCAGGATCTCGAGCGACGGCAGGCATCGTCGATGTACCGGGCGTTGCAAAACGAGGTCGGCGTGTTGTTGCAACAGACCGGCAACGGGCAACTGTCTCCCTTCATCCGCGGCCTGACCGGCCAACAGATCCTGGTGCTGATCGATGGCATCCGGATGAACACCAGCATCTTGCGTCCCGGGCCCAACCAATACACCGGCACGATCGATCCGGGAACGATCGAGCGGATCGAAGTCATCCGCGGTGCGGAATCGGCGATCTGGGGAAGCGATGCGATCGGCGGCGTGATCAACGTCGTCACGCGATCGGCCGATCCGATGCGCGGCGACTACCTGAGCCCTCAGTTCACTCAGTTCTACAGCACTGCCGAAGCCTCTTCGTACACGCGGACTGCGTTCAGCGGATGGTATGGCGCGACCGGCGTCACCGGCGGCGTGTCGTATTATGACGTCGGCAACCTCGACATCGGTGGCGACATGGGCCGCCAAGCCGCGACCGACTACACACAATACGCCGGCGATATCAAGCTGCAACGGATGATCCACCGCGATCACATGTTAACCGTCGCCCTGCAGCACTTCGAACAGAACGACCTCAAACGCAGCGACCGCTTTTTGCCGTTTGTGCTCGGGCCGCCCTCCAACGGAAACATCCCGACTCAGCGACCCACCGTCTTCGACCCTCAGCAACGCGACCTGATCTACGCTCGCCTGGAAGGTATCGTCGAAGACGACCTGTTCTTCGCCGACGCCTACTCCTTCACCATGTCCGGTTCGCGAACGAAAGAGGCGACCGTCGTCGACCGATACGCCGACAACGATCCGACCTCGGTCCCAACGCGTCGCGAGATCGGTGAGTTCGACGACCTCGGCTGGGGCAGCGTGATGTCGATCGTCAAAGACATCGGCGACTTTGGAACGCTGACCTATGGAGCGGATTACTACGACGAATCGATCGACGCTCAACGCGTGCGGATCGACAATCCGACCACCGGCGGCGCGACGCCAACGCCTATCGATCCGCAATACCCCGACGATTCCAAAGCCGACCGCGTGGGAGTCTATCTGTCGTGGCACGTTCCGTTGACCGAACGGCTCGACGCGACCTCGAGCGTCCGCTACGAAAACATCAACGTCTCGGGGACGCCCAACTTCACAACCCTCGGGCCAACCTACTTTGAACGCTCCTATCAAGACTGGATCGGCAGCGTCGGCCTCAGCTATCGCTTGACCGACGAGTGGCGTTTGATCGGCGGCGTCTATGAAGGCTTCCGCGCCCCGACGATCGATGACCTGACCGCCAACAAGGACTCGCTGCAGAACAACGTCTCGGTGCCGCTGGTCGGCAACCTGGCGGTGCAGCCCGAGCACAGCCTGACCTATGAAGTCGGATTCAAGTTCAATTACGATCGGCTGCGGATGCAGGTGGTCGAGTTCTGGACCGACTTCGACAGCTTTCTGTCTCGCGAAACGATTGGCGGCGTCGACTTCCTGACCAATCAAACCGCGTACCTCAACGGTACCGAACTGACGGGCGAATACATGCTGCACCGCAACCTGGCCCTCTACGGCAACTTCGCCTACACCTACGGCCAGCTGACCAGCAGCAACGAACCGATCTCGCGGATCCCGCCGATCCAGGGGATCGTGGGGCTGCGATTCGATGAGCCGAAACAAGGCTGCTATTTCGACATCTACACTTGGATGGTCGATCGAGCGGATCGCTACAACGACGCGAACCTCGGCGACGTCCGGTTCATCCCGGGCGGCACGCCAGGCTATGCGACGTTAAACATCCGGACCGGGCAGCGGTTTGGGGACGCCAACCAGCACCTCGTGTCGATCGGCTTGGAAAACATCACCAACAAGTACTATCGAGTGCTCGGCAGCGGCGTCGATGGAGCTGGTTTCAACGCTATTTTCGGATACCAATACGAACTGTAG